CTAAAAGTGCCAATGATTTATTACAACGTTTAGAAGATATGAACAAGTCTTTTGATACAACTATTATTATGGTTACACATGATCCCGTAGCAGCCAGTTTTGCAGAGCGTGTCATCATGCTAAAAGATGGACAAATTCATTCACAACTTTACCAGGAAGGACGTTCTAAACAGGCCTTTTATGAAGATATCGTGCATCTTCAATCAGTATTAGGTGGTGTGTCAAATGACATTTAACCATATCGTTTTAAAAAATTTACGTCAAAACTTAAAACATTATGCGATGTATTTATTTTCATTATTTTTTAGTATCGTCTTATATTTCAGCTTTACTACGTTACAATTCACTAAAGGTATAAACAATGACGATTCTATGGCAATTATTAAGAAAGGTGCTTTTGTAGGGTCAATCTTTTTATTCATCATTATCGTCATCTTTTTAATGTATGCCAATCATCTATTCGTGAAAAGACGTACGCGCGAATTTGCATTATTTCAGTTAATTGGTTTAACACGACAAAACATTTTGAAAATGTTGGCACTTGAACAAATGATTGTGTTTCTAATTACTGGTGTTGTCGGTGTATTATGTGGCATCGCAGGTGCACAATTATTGTTATCAATTGTTTCCAAAGTAATGTCGTTATCGATTAACTTATCGATACATTTCGAACCTATGGCACTCGTTTTAACTATTTTCATGCTAGTGATTGCGTATGTACTGATTTTATTTCAAAGTGCTTTATTTCTAAAAAGACGTAGTATCTTATCAATGATGAAAGATTCAATTAAAACTGATGCCACAAATGCAAAAGTAACTGTAGTAGAGTTTATTTCAGGCATATTAGGTATTGCTATGATTGCGCTAGGTTATTATATGGCAACAGAAATGTTTGGTACATTCAAAGCACTAACTATGGCAATGGCATCACCGTTTATCATTTTATTTTTAACAGTTGCAGGTGCGTATTTATTTTTCAGAAGTTCCGTGTCACTTATTTTTAAAACATTGAAAAAATCAAAAAATGGACGCGTATCTATTACAGATGTTGTATTTACATCTTCTATTATGTACCGAATGAAGAAAAATGCGATGTCTTTAACTATCATTGCAATTATTTCTGCAGTTACTGTAACTGTATTGTGTTTCGCAGCATTATCTAAATCAAATACAGATCAAACCCTTACATCTATGGCACCAAATGAATTTAACGTGGTCGCCTCTCAAGATGCGCATCAATTTGAATCTAAACTAAGCCAACAACATATTACATTTACTAAAAATTATTATGAAACTATCACTGTAAATAATGTTAAAGATCAGGTTATTACTTTGGAAAATGGTAGTGATTCAGGTCGCACGAATTCTATTTTAAGTGCAAATACAAAGTTAACTGGTAACAATGCCATCATTACAAATACAAAATCACTTCCTAACATTATTAATATTCATTTAAACAAAGATTTAGTAGTAAAAGGTACTAAAAATGAAACTTTCCGTGTTACACAAGAAGACAAAAGTAAGGTTTATCCTTTAAATCTAAGCTTCAACTCACCTGTCGTCGAAGTAAGCCCTGAAAAATATCAGCAGTTGAAAACGCAAAATAACGTTCATACTTTTTATGGATATGATATTAAACAAACATCACAAAAGGAAAAAGCTCAAGCAATTGCAAAACAGCTTGGAGGCAAAGTCATCACTTATGATGAAATGAAAAAAGAGGTTGATGCAACTAACGGTATTCTAATATTTGTTACATCATTTTTAGGGTTAGCCTTTTTAGTCGCCGCAGGATGCATTATTTATATTAAACAAATGGATGAAACTGAGGATGAACTAAGCAATTTTAGGGTATTAAAACGTATAGGCTTTACACATACAGATATGCTTAAAGGGCTCTTATTAAAAATTACATTTAACTTTGGTTTACCTTTATTAATTGCTATACTGCATGCTTTATTCGCAGCTATTGCTTTTATGAAGCTGATGGGAAATATTTCATTTATACCGGTGATTATTGTCATCGTTATATATACACTAATTTATATCGTTTTCGCACTGATTGCTTTTGTTCACTCAAACAAGTTGATTAAGAAAACTATATAGCATAGTTTAGATTCTAATTTTGGAAAAGCAGTATAACTATTACTTTGATTTAAGAAAAGGAGAGATTTAATCATGAAATTTAAAGAATTAGTAAAACAATCATACGAGGATTTAAAAAACTTGACTGTAACTTGGTATAACGTCATTGCTTTAACAATACTTGTTATTGTATTAAGCTCATTCACAACACCAATTATAGGCATTCCAGCTGGTTTATTAGGTGGCGCCTATTATTTAAAACGTCGTGAAGAAAAAGGCAAATAAGTGTATTCCATCGGTATATAAGATTGCTATGACCTTTCAAGTCAGGTTTTAATATTAACAAGTAGCGTTTATCGCTGCTTGTTTTTTTGGATTGCTTATAAAATCATCATGTTTAAACGATATGTCACTTAAAAAACAATCAAATATCATAAGAGACTACAATTTTTCCATTTTTAAAAACCCCTCTAAATCAACGTTTCTAAAGGTTTTTAAAATCTTTTTTAATTTATTTTCAAAAAACACTGTACATTATGCCAATATGAGCGTATAGTTGGTCTTACGTAATAAAAGCTCGTGAATTAAATTGTAGTGTATTTGTTTAGAATATCCTCTTTTTTAGTTATGAATTTGTTACAAATATTAAGTGCAAAAGCACATGGAGGTTTTCTATATGAATAACGGTACAGTAAAATGGTTTAACGCAGAAAAAGGTTTTGGTTTCATCGAACAAGAAAATGGCGGAGACGTATTCGTACATTTCTCAGGTATCGCTAGCGATGGCTACAAAACTTTAGAAGAAGGTCAAAAAGTTACTTTCGAAATCACTGAAGGTCAACGTGGAGACCAAGCAGTTAACGTACAAACTGTTTAATCTTACAAAATAAAACGACTCATTATAAATGAATCGCTTTGATTACCAACAAGGTTCTAAACCTTGTTGGTATTTTTTTATGCTATTTCAGATAATACAAATAATATGAGACAGTACCACGATGATTTATAAAAACTTATTTGCCAGATACATACTAATCAAAGCTATAAGAATGATTGCACCAACAAATGCTATGAAAGAAAGTACACCTGTTTTTATATTTCTAGCTTTAGTCGTTTGTACTTCACTAGGATCTTTTCCATTCATAAAAGCAACAATTCGATCGTAGTTATCCATTTTATGCACTTTTTTAAAGTCTTCTATTTTCATAGATGCATAATAACCTATTCCACAAATGACTATCACCGTTATACCCCAAGCCCAATTCCAATAAACAATTAAAGGTCCTGTTAAAATTGCAGCTAATGTCATGAAAATAAGCATGACATATGTCCATAAGTTAAGACTTCGTTGCACTTTAATATCAGGTACAAATGGAATAGTCCCTTTTACTAAATCATCTAAAGTTACATTGAACAATTCGCACATCATTAATAAGTTATGTATGTCTGGTAAGCTTTTGTCATTTTCCCAATTAGAAATACTCTGCCTAGATACATATAACTTTTCAGCAAGATATTCTTGTGAATAACCATCTCGTTCCCTATACTTTTTAATTTGTTTACTTAGATTCAATTACATACGCCTCCATTCAATTAGTACAATCATTACAATCAGACTATCAGATAAAGTTAATTAAAGTCACCTTTATGATTGACTAAATGTTTTGACATACGACAATATCAGGGTTCGAAGACTTCCCCAAGACGTACTCGGAATATCTACACGCTTGAAATTTTCTCAAAAAATAGTTCAATAGTAATTAATACTTGCGAATTAAATCCTAACAGTGATCCTAGATTAACACTATTTACTATTCGATTTTCCAGTTTTCCAACTATGTTTTTCTAATCTTTTTTGTGCTATAAATTCTACCGCTTCGAAAATACATACCGCACTGATAAACCAACTTAAAAAGCCAACTATAATACTAAGCATCCACATGTGCGTCATATGTAACATCATCCATGTAACTAAAATACATACTAATACTCCTGTCATCCCAAACACTGCGCCACGGCTTACATGCACAGCAACTTTATCTCCATATTGCATTCCTGTTATAAACATAGATACTAAAAATACTGCTGGAAATGTTGCAAATATGCCACCAAATTCTTTCCAAGGTAGTGTTACGGACACTATATAACTTAGTAATACTGCGAATCCCCCTACAAAAAATTTCATTAATGTTAATTTCATGATGTTCTGCCTCCAATAATTTATTACTCGATAAATTGATAAAGCCTAATGTTACGCAACTTCTAAACTAAAAATGTCTAATACCGAATATCGCTAAGGAGATAATGAACCAACAGACAACTGTGAATATTGCGCCTTTCCGATAGCCTTTATGTTTAATGTAGAGTGATGTTAAAAATACAGTTAGTATACAAGACAAGATACCCACTATTGCTCCTGTGCTAAGATTCATTGACATTTCAACAAGTTGCATACCACGATGATCCAAAGCTAATGCGATAATAGCAGCAAGAAAGACTGCCGGCATCGTTGCAATAATACCTCCTAACTTACCGCCAACTTTATCAGCAATTATAGAAGCTAATGCGACAGCGATACCACCAATGACAAAATGAAGAATTGCACTTCCAATCGAAAACATCTTCAACGTACCTTTCTATAATAAATTCAATACAAAACGTATCATTCACACAAAGTGTAAAACTTAAATTTCACACTGTAAAGGTAACTCAAGTGATGTTCATAAAGCTTTCATGATACTTTCATTAACTAGCAATAAATGCTTTTATACGATGATAAATCCAATTCAAATTATTAAAAACTACCATTAACTGTAATTTTCAAATCAACATAAAAATATAAATTTTTATGTTTCACGTAAAACAAAAAAGACAAAGCTATTATAGTCTTAGCTTTGCCTTTTACGTGCTAGTGTGTTAGTCATAATCTATGCGACTTTCTACTACTAACGTTTATATATTCGAATTTTTATTTCATAATAATCTTCGTGATCTTTATCTTTATGCTCAACGTGGAGACCTGTTTGCTGAATTGCTTGAATACTTTTGCCTACTTCGTCTCGGGCTTGAGTAACATCTTGTGCGAACTGTAAATTTTGTGCTTTAACTTTTTCGGGTCCAGTTTTTTGGCGCACCCTATCTTCAGTCTGTTTCACATTTAGTTTTTGTGCAATGACTTGCTCAATTAACGCTTCTTGTTCGCTATCAGACAATGATAATACGGCTCTAGCGTGACGTTCAGTAATTTTACCTTCTCTTAAGCGAAGCAACACTTTCGGCGCAAGCTTCAATAAGCGTAATTTATTAGCTATAAAACTTTGGCTTTTACCTAAGCTTTTTGCTAATTCAATTTGCGTTGTATCGCCAATTTCTAATAATTTTTTATAGGCTTCCGCTTCTTCAACAACAGACAAATTTTCTCTTTGAATATTCTCAATTAAAGCTACAACAGCCGTCTCCTCATCATCCATATCCCGAATAATAACGTCTGCTTGCGGTAAATTAA
This is a stretch of genomic DNA from Staphylococcus roterodami. It encodes these proteins:
- a CDS encoding helix-turn-helix domain-containing protein — translated: MNLSKQIKKYRERDGYSQEYLAEKLYVSRQSISNWENDKSLPDIHNLLMMCELFNVTLDDLVKGTIPFVPDIKVQRSLNLWTYVMLIFMTLAAILTGPLIVYWNWAWGITVIVICGIGYYASMKIEDFKKVHKMDNYDRIVAFMNGKDPSEVQTTKARNIKTGVLSFIAFVGAIILIALISMYLANKFL
- a CDS encoding DUF3147 family protein, whose protein sequence is MKLTLMKFFVGGFAVLLSYIVSVTLPWKEFGGIFATFPAVFLVSMFITGMQYGDKVAVHVSRGAVFGMTGVLVCILVTWMMLHMTHMWMLSIIVGFLSWFISAVCIFEAVEFIAQKRLEKHSWKTGKSNSK
- a CDS encoding DUF3147 family protein: MFSIGSAILHFVIGGIAVALASIIADKVGGKLGGIIATMPAVFLAAIIALALDHRGMQLVEMSMNLSTGAIVGILSCILTVFLTSLYIKHKGYRKGAIFTVVCWFIISLAIFGIRHF
- a CDS encoding cold-shock protein; its protein translation is MNNGTVKWFNAEKGFGFIEQENGGDVFVHFSGIASDGYKTLEEGQKVTFEITEGQRGDQAVNVQTV
- the vraH gene encoding peptide resistance ABC transporter activity modulator VraH; its protein translation is MKFKELVKQSYEDLKNLTVTWYNVIALTILVIVLSSFTTPIIGIPAGLLGGAYYLKRREEKGK
- the vraE gene encoding peptide resistance ABC transporter permease subunit VraE, which encodes MTFNHIVLKNLRQNLKHYAMYLFSLFFSIVLYFSFTTLQFTKGINNDDSMAIIKKGAFVGSIFLFIIIVIFLMYANHLFVKRRTREFALFQLIGLTRQNILKMLALEQMIVFLITGVVGVLCGIAGAQLLLSIVSKVMSLSINLSIHFEPMALVLTIFMLVIAYVLILFQSALFLKRRSILSMMKDSIKTDATNAKVTVVEFISGILGIAMIALGYYMATEMFGTFKALTMAMASPFIILFLTVAGAYLFFRSSVSLIFKTLKKSKNGRVSITDVVFTSSIMYRMKKNAMSLTIIAIISAVTVTVLCFAALSKSNTDQTLTSMAPNEFNVVASQDAHQFESKLSQQHITFTKNYYETITVNNVKDQVITLENGSDSGRTNSILSANTKLTGNNAIITNTKSLPNIINIHLNKDLVVKGTKNETFRVTQEDKSKVYPLNLSFNSPVVEVSPEKYQQLKTQNNVHTFYGYDIKQTSQKEKAQAIAKQLGGKVITYDEMKKEVDATNGILIFVTSFLGLAFLVAAGCIIYIKQMDETEDELSNFRVLKRIGFTHTDMLKGLLLKITFNFGLPLLIAILHALFAAIAFMKLMGNISFIPVIIVIVIYTLIYIVFALIAFVHSNKLIKKTI
- the noc gene encoding nucleoid occlusion protein; its protein translation is MKKPFSKLFGLKNKDDIIGQIEEDRNSNVESIQIERIVPNRYQPRQVFEPNKIKELAESIHEHGLLQPIVVRPIEEDMFEIIAGERRFRAIQSLNLPQADVIIRDMDDEETAVVALIENIQRENLSVVEEAEAYKKLLEIGDTTQIELAKSLGKSQSFIANKLRLLKLAPKVLLRLREGKITERHARAVLSLSDSEQEALIEQVIAQKLNVKQTEDRVRQKTGPEKVKAQNLQFAQDVTQARDEVGKSIQAIQQTGLHVEHKDKDHEDYYEIKIRIYKR